A window of Halobellus sp. LT62 contains these coding sequences:
- a CDS encoding thiamine pyrophosphate-requiring protein codes for MDDAAADSAGTREVTAAEVMLRSLREYDVEYVFGNFGTDHPPLLEAAARLREEDPDAIPEFVLCPHESGALSAASGYAAVTGRPQAVFVHVDVGTQNLGAMVHNVHRGDVPVFIFAGLAPITHGDEPGARSSGIQYIQDVYDQEAILEQYCRWTGEYRPPADPDEFVARALTLASTPRQGPSYLTATREALETPVDATPGSRSVTSARPVAADEETIDRLASVVREADAPLVVTSKLGANRVDESVEQLVNFAEAAGAGVVEQRPTALNFPRTHDLHVGFAPRDAMDAADLVVIADADVPWEPDAEPPVDADVPIVHVDIDPEKRHYPLWDFEIDLPVRADPGATLGAVADRLEPAGDTGEVGGDGTDDAHARAETWRTRHDERLTERAAALEEAYDSDTLTPAVLTDAIDGILDESTIVLNETTTNKRTVLEHLDLERPGSYRSPYGSGLGWAPGAATGVKMAAPDHTVITLVGDGSYVFSNPTASAWMAAAHDAPSLTVVYNNSRWNAVRTSTLDQHPDGSAAAADVPESKFDPALDLSHAAHVADAHTAVVDSVASLETDLQDALAAVEGGTPAVLDVRVEQ; via the coding sequence ATGGACGACGCTGCAGCGGACAGTGCGGGGACGCGCGAAGTAACGGCCGCCGAAGTGATGCTCCGGTCACTCCGCGAGTACGACGTCGAGTACGTGTTCGGGAACTTCGGAACCGACCATCCGCCGCTCTTGGAGGCGGCGGCGCGGCTCCGCGAGGAGGACCCGGACGCCATCCCGGAGTTCGTGCTCTGTCCCCACGAGTCGGGGGCGTTGAGCGCGGCCTCGGGCTATGCGGCGGTGACCGGTCGCCCGCAGGCGGTGTTCGTCCACGTCGACGTCGGGACGCAGAACCTCGGCGCGATGGTGCACAACGTCCACCGCGGCGACGTCCCCGTCTTCATTTTCGCGGGGCTCGCGCCGATCACCCACGGCGACGAACCGGGAGCCCGTTCCAGCGGCATCCAGTACATTCAGGATGTCTACGATCAAGAGGCGATCCTCGAACAGTACTGCCGGTGGACCGGCGAGTACCGGCCGCCGGCCGACCCCGACGAGTTCGTCGCCCGCGCGCTGACGCTCGCGTCGACGCCGCGACAGGGCCCTAGCTATCTCACCGCCACCCGCGAGGCGCTCGAAACGCCCGTCGACGCGACGCCGGGATCGCGCTCGGTCACGAGCGCTCGACCCGTCGCTGCCGACGAGGAGACGATCGACCGGCTCGCGTCGGTGGTTCGCGAGGCCGACGCGCCGCTCGTCGTGACCAGTAAGCTCGGAGCCAACCGGGTCGACGAATCGGTCGAGCAGCTCGTCAACTTCGCGGAGGCCGCGGGCGCGGGTGTCGTCGAGCAGCGCCCCACTGCGCTGAACTTCCCGCGGACGCACGACCTCCACGTCGGCTTCGCGCCGCGCGACGCGATGGACGCGGCGGACCTCGTCGTGATCGCCGACGCCGACGTTCCGTGGGAACCGGACGCGGAGCCGCCGGTCGACGCCGACGTCCCGATCGTTCACGTCGACATCGACCCCGAGAAGCGGCACTACCCACTGTGGGACTTCGAGATCGATCTCCCGGTCCGCGCCGATCCCGGGGCGACGCTCGGGGCGGTCGCCGACCGGCTCGAACCGGCGGGAGACACGGGCGAGGTCGGCGGCGACGGAACCGACGACGCCCACGCCCGCGCGGAGACGTGGCGCACCCGCCACGACGAGCGACTGACCGAACGCGCGGCGGCGCTGGAGGAGGCGTACGACAGCGACACGCTGACGCCCGCCGTGTTGACGGACGCGATCGACGGGATCCTCGACGAGTCGACGATCGTCCTCAACGAGACGACGACGAACAAGCGCACGGTGTTGGAGCATCTGGACCTCGAACGCCCGGGAAGTTACCGCTCGCCGTACGGGTCCGGGTTGGGCTGGGCTCCCGGCGCGGCGACCGGCGTCAAGATGGCCGCGCCGGACCACACCGTCATCACGCTCGTCGGCGACGGTTCCTACGTCTTCTCGAATCCGACCGCCTCGGCGTGGATGGCGGCCGCCCACGACGCGCCGTCGCTGACGGTCGTGTACAACAACTCGCGGTGGAACGCCGTCCGGACGTCGACGCTCGATCAACACCCCGACGGCAGCGCCGCGGCCGCGGACGTCCCCGAGAGCAAGTTCGATCCGGCGCTGGATCTCTCGCACGCCGCGCACGTCGCGGACGCGCACACCGCAGTCGTCGATTCGGTCGCCTCGCTCGAAACCGACCTGCAGGACGCGCTCGCTGCCGTCGAAGGCGGCACGCCGGCCGTCTTGGACGTCCGCGTCGAGCAGTAA
- a CDS encoding FAD-binding and (Fe-S)-binding domain-containing protein has protein sequence MSQKTISGSDGITSPPSPRDEVPEYRELAAALRAGVEGAVRFDEYAQILYATDGSIYQARPAGVVEPKGVDDVRAAVSIAADHDVPVIARGTGSSLGGQAVGPGCLVLDVSTHMDDIVEIDPDEQRAVVQPGVVQDHLDRRLAEDGLKFAPDPASSNRATIGGGIGNNSTGAHSVRYGITDAYTERLKVVLADGSLIETREIVLDGPEWEELVESDTREAELHRTVRQMVEENAEEIDARYPDLKRNVSGYNLNKAIYENDAGDDVINLSKLFVGAESTLGVVVEAELSLVTKPEETALALYCFDDLIAALEAVPRALEHDVSAVELMDSEVFRLARESEQYARYEEPIPEGTAASLMVEFDSELVDGFEGAIAEVNARFVDDGDAFDVIEAYTDEAQADLWKLRKAAIPLLMSLEGDPKPYPFIEDATVPPEELAEYTQKFMDILDEHGTSAAYFAHAGSGTLHIRPILSLKEDQGVQTMRSITDDVTDIVVEHHGAFSGEHGDGLARTEFNPKMYGQQLWTAFQELKTAFDPDWRMNPGKVVYREDDPTDMREHLRYGASYSSIEPQTKLDFSAEGGFSHLVELCNGCGTCRQQETDVMCPTYRATDDELATTRGRANMLRAAISGEISEERLTDSDFQEDVLDLCVGCKGCKSDCPTGVDLAKLKTELKHQYHEEKGASLRSKLFGNIDAASKWGSRLAPLSNWATSLPGSGVVMERVFGIAPDRSLPPFADESLVEWFQRREPSISEAAADRKVVLFPDTYTNYSYPEPGKAAVRVLEAAGVHVRIPSDLGPSGRAAYSVGLLDHAADRARRNVDAFTRYLDDGWEIVAVEPSDAVVFQDEYTTLLSDSDAERVSRHAYGICEYLDVHRLVEDLPVQTDPISESLAYHGHCHQHAAGKDHHAVGVLRRAGYEVDPLDSGCCGMAGSFGYEAEHYEVSKSIAELLFDKIRASEATQVVAPGGSCRSQIGDGPLVDEHPPHPIELVAQALGR, from the coding sequence ATGTCACAAAAGACCATCTCTGGATCCGATGGGATCACTTCGCCTCCGTCGCCCCGAGATGAAGTCCCGGAGTATCGAGAGTTGGCCGCGGCCCTCCGTGCGGGCGTCGAGGGCGCGGTCCGCTTCGACGAGTACGCCCAGATCCTCTATGCCACGGACGGAAGTATCTACCAAGCCCGCCCGGCCGGCGTCGTCGAACCGAAAGGCGTCGACGACGTCCGCGCCGCGGTTTCGATCGCCGCCGACCACGACGTCCCGGTCATCGCCCGTGGGACCGGCTCTTCGCTCGGCGGACAGGCCGTCGGCCCCGGTTGTCTCGTTCTCGACGTCTCGACGCACATGGACGATATCGTCGAAATCGATCCCGACGAACAGCGCGCGGTCGTCCAGCCCGGCGTCGTGCAGGATCACTTGGACCGACGGCTGGCCGAAGACGGCCTGAAGTTCGCGCCCGATCCGGCGTCCTCGAACCGCGCGACGATCGGCGGCGGCATCGGGAACAACTCGACCGGCGCGCACTCGGTCAGATACGGCATCACCGACGCGTACACCGAGCGGTTGAAAGTGGTGCTCGCCGACGGCAGCCTCATCGAGACGAGAGAGATCGTGCTCGACGGCCCCGAGTGGGAGGAACTCGTCGAATCGGACACGCGCGAGGCCGAACTGCACCGCACCGTTCGTCAGATGGTCGAGGAGAACGCCGAAGAGATCGACGCGCGCTACCCCGATCTGAAGCGGAACGTCTCGGGGTACAACCTCAACAAGGCGATCTACGAGAACGACGCCGGCGACGACGTCATCAACCTCTCGAAGCTGTTCGTCGGCGCGGAGTCGACCCTCGGCGTCGTCGTCGAGGCCGAACTATCGCTCGTCACGAAACCCGAGGAGACCGCCTTAGCGCTGTACTGCTTCGACGACCTGATCGCCGCGCTCGAAGCCGTTCCCCGGGCGCTCGAACACGACGTGAGCGCGGTGGAGTTGATGGATTCGGAGGTGTTCCGACTGGCCCGCGAGTCCGAGCAGTACGCCCGCTACGAGGAGCCGATTCCGGAGGGCACCGCCGCGAGCCTGATGGTCGAGTTCGACTCGGAACTCGTCGACGGTTTCGAGGGTGCGATCGCCGAGGTGAACGCGCGGTTCGTCGACGACGGCGACGCCTTCGATGTGATCGAAGCGTACACCGACGAGGCGCAGGCGGACCTCTGGAAACTCCGTAAGGCGGCGATCCCCCTACTGATGAGCCTCGAAGGCGACCCGAAGCCGTACCCGTTCATCGAGGACGCCACGGTCCCGCCCGAGGAACTGGCCGAGTACACGCAGAAGTTCATGGACATCCTCGATGAGCACGGGACGTCGGCGGCGTACTTCGCGCACGCGGGCAGCGGCACGCTGCACATCCGCCCGATCCTCTCGTTGAAAGAAGATCAGGGCGTCCAGACGATGCGCTCGATCACCGACGACGTCACCGACATCGTCGTCGAGCACCACGGCGCGTTCTCCGGCGAGCACGGCGACGGGCTCGCCCGAACCGAGTTCAACCCGAAGATGTACGGTCAGCAGCTCTGGACGGCGTTTCAAGAGCTCAAAACGGCGTTCGACCCCGACTGGCGGATGAATCCGGGGAAGGTCGTCTACCGCGAGGACGATCCGACCGATATGCGCGAGCACCTGCGCTACGGAGCGTCCTACTCCTCGATCGAACCGCAGACGAAACTCGATTTCTCGGCGGAAGGCGGGTTCTCCCACCTCGTCGAACTGTGTAACGGTTGCGGGACGTGTCGCCAGCAGGAAACCGACGTGATGTGTCCGACGTACCGCGCGACCGACGACGAGTTGGCGACGACGCGCGGGCGGGCGAACATGCTCCGCGCGGCGATCAGCGGCGAGATTTCCGAGGAGCGGCTGACCGATTCCGACTTCCAAGAAGACGTGTTAGACCTCTGCGTCGGCTGTAAAGGGTGTAAATCGGACTGTCCGACCGGCGTCGATCTGGCGAAGCTCAAGACCGAGCTCAAACATCAGTACCACGAGGAGAAGGGCGCGAGCCTGCGATCGAAACTGTTCGGCAATATCGACGCCGCCTCGAAGTGGGGCTCCCGACTCGCCCCACTGTCGAACTGGGCGACGTCGCTTCCGGGCTCCGGCGTCGTGATGGAGCGGGTCTTCGGCATCGCCCCCGACCGATCGCTGCCGCCGTTCGCCGACGAATCGCTCGTCGAGTGGTTCCAGCGCCGCGAGCCGAGCATCTCGGAAGCTGCGGCTGACAGGAAGGTCGTGCTGTTCCCGGACACGTACACGAACTACAGCTACCCCGAACCCGGAAAGGCGGCGGTTCGGGTGCTCGAAGCCGCCGGTGTTCACGTCCGTATTCCGTCAGATCTCGGACCCAGCGGGCGGGCGGCCTACTCTGTCGGGCTGTTAGATCACGCGGCCGACCGGGCCCGGCGAAACGTCGACGCCTTCACGAGGTATCTCGACGACGGTTGGGAGATCGTCGCGGTCGAACCGAGCGACGCCGTGGTCTTCCAAGACGAGTACACCACGCTCCTCAGCGACTCCGACGCCGAGCGTGTATCGCGGCACGCCTACGGCATCTGCGAGTACCTCGACGTCCACCGACTCGTCGAGGACCTGCCGGTCCAGACCGATCCCATCTCCGAGTCGCTCGCGTACCACGGCCACTGCCATCAGCACGCGGCCGGAAAGGACCACCACGCGGTCGGCGTGCTCAGGCGGGCCGGCTACGAGGTCGACCCGCTCGATTCGGGCTGCTGTGGGATGGCCGGAAGCTTCGGATACGAGGCCGAACACTACGAGGTGTCGAAGTCGATCGCGGAGCTGCTGTTCGATAAAATCCGAGCGAGCGAGGCGACGCAGGTGGTCGCCCCCGGCGGCTCTTGTCGCAGTCAAATCGGCGACGGGCCGCTCGTCGACGAGCATCCGCCGCACCCGATCGAACTCGTCGCACAGGCGCTCGGCCGGTAA
- a CDS encoding amidohydrolase family protein, giving the protein MKLGRFVVDTHVHGQRHAVRFSQSDEDAEYSRLGELMHTATPADEADEDDAVIVYDNSDRLVYDMDSYGVDMSLLLPAFGMTNEINKQIIDKHPDKFVACAYPVQTKKAAMRGEEEWTTERAVEELDEVLSWDGMVGIGEFMPSDPLVEERMTWRERKKEIRQYFDVAAKHDVPIRWHPGAASGYQAGGLREQDKLPDWRDPLNATDIIHEYPDVDLVFEHGGIQGHWRYNVERACMVAAQHDNVYLEVGLWWDDILNRPMNDPDIGPDQLMWGTDWGASMVAKGNNSDSPMDYPSMRWEQFSADGVPAHQPDYWGTSLRMLNKYAMDHNIPQDELNKILGGNFCDIYDIEPPHNRLFPEFIDK; this is encoded by the coding sequence ATGAAACTCGGACGATTCGTCGTTGACACGCACGTTCATGGTCAGCGACACGCTGTCAGATTCAGTCAGAGCGACGAAGACGCGGAGTACTCTCGCCTCGGCGAGTTGATGCACACCGCGACGCCGGCCGACGAGGCCGACGAGGACGACGCGGTCATCGTCTACGACAACTCCGACCGACTCGTCTACGACATGGACTCCTACGGCGTCGATATGTCGCTTCTGCTCCCCGCCTTCGGGATGACGAACGAGATAAACAAACAGATCATCGACAAGCATCCCGACAAGTTCGTCGCGTGCGCGTACCCCGTCCAGACGAAGAAGGCCGCGATGCGCGGCGAGGAAGAATGGACGACCGAACGGGCCGTCGAAGAGCTCGATGAGGTGCTCTCGTGGGACGGGATGGTCGGTATTGGTGAATTCATGCCGTCGGACCCGCTGGTCGAAGAGCGGATGACGTGGCGAGAGCGGAAAAAGGAGATCCGCCAATACTTCGATGTCGCCGCCAAGCACGACGTGCCGATTCGTTGGCACCCCGGCGCTGCGTCCGGCTATCAGGCCGGTGGCCTCCGCGAACAGGACAAACTCCCGGACTGGCGCGACCCGCTCAACGCGACGGACATCATCCACGAGTATCCCGACGTCGACCTCGTGTTCGAGCACGGCGGCATCCAAGGTCACTGGCGGTACAACGTCGAGCGCGCGTGTATGGTCGCGGCACAGCACGACAACGTCTACCTCGAAGTCGGCCTGTGGTGGGACGACATCCTCAACCGCCCGATGAACGACCCCGACATCGGTCCCGACCAGCTGATGTGGGGCACCGACTGGGGCGCGTCCATGGTCGCGAAGGGGAACAACTCCGACAGCCCGATGGACTACCCGTCGATGCGCTGGGAGCAGTTCAGCGCTGACGGCGTCCCCGCTCACCAGCCGGATTACTGGGGCACGTCGCTGCGGATGCTGAACAAGTACGCGATGGATCACAACATCCCACAGGACGAACTCAACAAGATTCTCGGCGGCAACTTCTGTGACATCTACGACATCGAGCCGCCGCACAATCGCCTCTTCCCAGAGTTCATCGACAAGTAG
- a CDS encoding pyridoxal-phosphate-dependent aminotransferase family protein encodes MLDAPDTDPLNPPERTLMGPGPSEVHPRVLRIMSAPLIGHLDPAFIEIMNEVQDLLRYTFQTENRWTIPVSGTGSASMETAFGNLVEPGDTVLVPTNGYFGGRMESMARRAGGEVVHVDAPWGEPLDPDDVASAFDRHDPDVFGFVHAETSTGVLQPQVAELTSIAHEHDAYVVADCVTSLGGVELRVDEWDIDVAYSGGQKCLSCPPGASPLTLNDRAMEKVLGRDTEVRSWYLDLSLLEGYWGEDRSYHHTAPITNVYALREALQLVAEEGLENRWERHREVAGELKAGLEELGLEMNSDDEFWLPSLNAVRIPDSVDDGKLLAELQEEHNLEIASGLGDLDGEILRIGCMGYSAQRKNIEFVLSALEEALKNQGYEA; translated from the coding sequence ATGCTGGACGCACCAGACACCGACCCGCTTAATCCGCCGGAACGAACGTTGATGGGACCGGGGCCGAGTGAGGTCCACCCGCGAGTGCTCCGAATTATGAGTGCACCGCTTATCGGCCATCTCGACCCCGCGTTCATCGAGATTATGAACGAGGTCCAAGACCTGCTCCGATACACGTTCCAGACGGAGAACCGCTGGACGATCCCGGTCAGCGGCACCGGCTCGGCGTCGATGGAGACGGCGTTCGGGAACCTCGTCGAACCCGGCGACACCGTGCTCGTCCCGACGAACGGCTACTTCGGCGGCCGAATGGAGTCGATGGCGCGGCGCGCGGGCGGCGAGGTCGTCCACGTCGACGCGCCGTGGGGCGAACCGCTCGATCCCGACGACGTCGCGAGCGCGTTTGACCGTCACGACCCCGACGTGTTCGGGTTCGTCCACGCCGAGACGAGTACGGGCGTGCTCCAACCGCAGGTCGCAGAGCTCACGAGCATCGCGCACGAACACGACGCCTACGTCGTCGCCGACTGCGTGACCTCGCTCGGCGGCGTCGAACTGCGCGTCGACGAGTGGGACATCGACGTCGCGTACTCGGGCGGTCAGAAGTGCCTCTCCTGCCCGCCGGGCGCGAGCCCGCTCACGCTCAACGACCGGGCGATGGAGAAGGTGCTCGGCCGCGACACCGAGGTTCGATCTTGGTATCTCGACCTCTCGCTCTTGGAGGGATACTGGGGCGAGGACCGGTCGTATCACCACACTGCGCCGATCACGAACGTCTACGCGCTCCGCGAGGCGCTCCAGCTAGTGGCCGAGGAAGGCCTCGAAAACCGCTGGGAGCGACACCGCGAGGTCGCGGGCGAGCTGAAGGCCGGGCTCGAAGAGCTGGGCCTCGAGATGAACTCCGACGACGAGTTCTGGCTGCCCTCGCTGAACGCGGTGCGCATCCCCGACAGCGTCGACGACGGGAAGCTGCTCGCCGAGCTACAGGAGGAGCACAACCTCGAAATCGCCAGCGGACTCGGCGATCTGGACGGGGAGATCCTCCGGATCGGCTGTATGGGCTACTCGGCCCAACGGAAGAACATCGAATTCGTCCTGTCGGCGCTCGAAGAGGCGCTGAAGAATCAGGGCTACGAGGCGTAA
- a CDS encoding class I adenylate-forming enzyme family protein — MQRIHNQLPALKDLSAHNAAKSGDSIAFEDATESVTWAEFEERSRKAANVFSEYVSKGDRIALFSKPSVEHATLFNGALKAGAVTTNLHKRIAPGSFRECLDRTKPTIAVIDSELSESFAEMVDQEQLDRLTAVFSTGDPQQEFETGLSEKLAAAEPEAPDVLVEEDDIVTIAWTSGSTGHPKGWCHTNRTMFLKGMELGTRSGFSRSDKQLVVNRPSFLIWTSFLTRSLLGCESTYYMREWDPERWLEVVDEHDITRAVLVPTMWKEILESGPEEYDLDSLRSINSTGEKLSPDTLSELRDRICENINQSYGSTEIHSTVLYNNELTEERIESVGKPQSGTQVRILDPDGTIEDTLPPNESGEIAVKSYQAPAWMWEDERGEAAFEDGWWRSGDKGSLDEEGFLYIEGRIDFQIKSKGVKVTPEPIEEALERHPDVTNAAVVGVDDEEYGQKVTAIVEGSAEVTEEALDAWIRESDSVASHERPREYYFVKAIDRTPSGKLDRQGTKARLDLD; from the coding sequence ATGCAACGCATTCACAATCAACTGCCGGCGCTGAAAGACCTCTCGGCGCACAACGCGGCCAAGAGCGGCGACTCGATCGCGTTCGAGGACGCCACCGAATCGGTCACGTGGGCGGAGTTCGAAGAGCGCAGTCGCAAGGCGGCGAACGTCTTCAGCGAGTACGTGAGCAAGGGCGATCGGATCGCGCTGTTCTCGAAACCCTCTGTCGAACACGCGACGCTGTTCAACGGCGCGCTCAAGGCCGGTGCGGTGACGACGAATCTCCACAAGCGCATCGCCCCCGGCTCCTTCAGGGAGTGTCTCGACCGCACGAAACCGACGATCGCCGTCATCGATTCGGAACTTTCGGAGTCGTTCGCGGAGATGGTCGATCAAGAGCAGCTAGACCGACTCACCGCGGTCTTCAGCACCGGCGATCCGCAGCAGGAGTTCGAGACGGGCCTTTCGGAGAAGCTCGCCGCCGCTGAACCCGAAGCACCCGACGTGCTCGTCGAGGAGGACGACATCGTGACCATCGCGTGGACCTCCGGCAGCACCGGCCACCCCAAGGGCTGGTGTCACACGAACCGGACGATGTTCCTCAAAGGTATGGAACTCGGCACGCGGTCGGGCTTTTCCCGCTCCGACAAGCAGTTAGTCGTCAATCGGCCCTCCTTTCTGATCTGGACGAGCTTTCTCACCCGGTCGCTGCTCGGTTGCGAGAGCACCTACTATATGCGCGAGTGGGACCCCGAGCGGTGGCTGGAGGTCGTCGACGAACACGACATCACGCGGGCGGTGCTCGTCCCGACGATGTGGAAGGAGATCCTCGAAAGCGGTCCCGAGGAGTACGATCTTGACTCGCTGCGCTCGATCAACTCGACCGGCGAGAAGCTGAGCCCCGACACGCTGAGCGAACTCCGCGACCGGATCTGCGAGAACATCAATCAGTCCTACGGGTCGACGGAGATCCACTCGACGGTCCTCTACAACAACGAGTTGACCGAAGAGCGCATCGAGAGCGTCGGCAAACCGCAGTCGGGCACGCAGGTTCGAATCCTCGACCCCGACGGCACGATCGAGGACACGCTGCCACCCAACGAGAGCGGCGAGATCGCCGTCAAGAGCTACCAGGCTCCCGCGTGGATGTGGGAGGACGAGCGCGGCGAGGCCGCGTTCGAGGACGGCTGGTGGCGCTCCGGAGACAAGGGCTCCCTCGACGAGGAGGGTTTCCTCTACATCGAGGGCCGCATCGATTTCCAGATCAAATCGAAGGGCGTGAAGGTCACGCCCGAACCGATCGAGGAGGCCCTCGAACGGCATCCCGATGTCACCAACGCTGCGGTTGTCGGCGTCGACGACGAGGAGTACGGCCAGAAGGTGACCGCGATCGTCGAGGGGAGCGCAGAAGTAACCGAGGAGGCGCTCGACGCGTGGATTCGAGAGAGCGACTCGGTCGCCAGCCACGAACGCCCCCGCGAGTACTACTTCGTGAAGGCGATCGACCGCACCCCGAGCGGAAAGCTCGATCGACAGGGAACGAAAGCGCGTCTCGATCTCGACTGA
- a CDS encoding IclR family transcriptional regulator — MAAPANHPIKSLEKTVAIIDVLKRRRSAHLREVADELELNKSTVHNHLSTLREHEYVIKDGDRYRLSLQFLHIGGVLRNEVDLYDAAKPKLDQLAEETGTLVTLATHERGLGVVLYRAKGDEAVEIDTHVGSQLTLHNSGLGKAILAHLPQSRVAEIVADRGLPATTENSITDEDELSEELGRIATQGYAFDDEENWRGLRCVAAPILTDENVVQGAISISVPKSQLATEEEQQRYVDEIRNTANLIELRHTYS, encoded by the coding sequence ATGGCCGCGCCTGCGAATCATCCGATCAAATCCCTCGAAAAAACGGTCGCGATCATCGACGTTCTCAAGCGGCGTCGATCCGCTCATCTGCGAGAGGTGGCCGACGAACTGGAGTTGAACAAGAGCACGGTCCACAACCACCTCTCGACGCTTCGCGAGCACGAGTACGTGATCAAAGACGGCGATCGGTACCGGTTGAGTCTGCAGTTCCTCCACATCGGGGGCGTCCTCCGGAACGAGGTCGACCTGTACGACGCGGCGAAACCAAAACTCGATCAGCTCGCCGAAGAGACGGGGACGCTGGTCACGCTCGCGACCCACGAGCGGGGACTGGGTGTCGTGCTCTATCGTGCGAAGGGCGACGAAGCCGTCGAGATCGATACGCACGTCGGCAGTCAGCTCACGCTGCACAATTCGGGGCTCGGGAAGGCGATACTCGCTCACCTCCCGCAGTCTCGCGTCGCGGAGATTGTCGCTGATCGAGGGCTTCCCGCGACGACCGAGAACTCGATCACTGACGAGGACGAACTCTCCGAGGAACTCGGAAGAATCGCGACGCAGGGCTACGCCTTCGACGACGAGGAGAACTGGCGCGGACTGCGCTGCGTCGCAGCACCGATTCTCACGGACGAAAACGTCGTACAGGGCGCGATCAGTATCTCAGTCCCGAAGAGCCAACTCGCGACTGAGGAGGAGCAACAGAGGTACGTCGATGAGATCAGAAACACCGCGAATCTCATCGAGTTACGGCACACGTACTCCTGA
- a CDS encoding DMT family transporter: MAEISHLLAVGLAIGAAVSSATSNLSVRKGTDDGETVDAIFVVAIVNVLVLLPVVAVRYYPDYELTWLSLVSFAIAGVLGTLIGRALNFVSIDKIGASRTAPIVASWALISTVLGVVFLDETLTAVHGVGVLLVVVGVAVIAWKTSNYNPDNLPRRELLIGILIPFGAAVAVGWEPIFANVGFDEGTPPMVGLAVKSLAAALGFALYLWWDDDLPDRSVFRGTSARWFVFAGLTNTLFLLGYYVALSIAPVNIVSPIVVTNTLFVVVLAALFMPKRLERVSWQLFAAAGVVVTGVLLITAVG, from the coding sequence ATGGCCGAGATCTCACACCTTCTGGCGGTCGGGCTGGCGATCGGTGCGGCGGTCTCCTCGGCCACGTCGAACCTGAGCGTGCGGAAGGGAACGGACGACGGCGAGACCGTGGACGCGATCTTCGTCGTCGCGATCGTCAACGTGCTCGTCTTACTCCCGGTCGTCGCGGTGCGATACTACCCCGACTACGAGCTGACGTGGCTCTCGTTGGTCTCGTTTGCGATTGCCGGGGTCCTCGGCACGCTGATCGGCCGCGCGCTGAACTTCGTCAGCATCGACAAGATCGGCGCGAGCCGCACCGCACCGATCGTGGCCTCGTGGGCGCTCATCTCGACCGTCCTCGGCGTCGTCTTCCTCGACGAGACGCTCACGGCCGTCCACGGCGTCGGCGTCCTCCTCGTCGTCGTCGGCGTCGCCGTCATCGCGTGGAAGACGAGCAACTACAACCCCGATAACCTCCCCCGGCGCGAGCTCCTCATCGGCATTCTGATCCCGTTCGGGGCCGCGGTCGCCGTCGGCTGGGAGCCGATCTTCGCGAACGTCGGCTTCGACGAGGGGACGCCGCCGATGGTCGGGCTCGCGGTGAAGTCGCTCGCCGCCGCGCTCGGCTTCGCGCTGTATCTCTGGTGGGACGACGACCTCCCGGACCGGTCGGTCTTCCGCGGGACCAGCGCCCGCTGGTTCGTCTTCGCGGGGCTCACGAACACGCTGTTCCTCCTCGGCTACTACGTCGCGCTGTCGATCGCCCCGGTGAACATCGTCAGCCCGATCGTCGTGACGAACACGCTGTTCGTCGTCGTGCTCGCGGCGCTGTTTATGCCGAAACGACTCGAACGCGTCTCGTGGCAACTGTTCGCCGCCGCCGGGGTCGTGGTGACCGGCGTGCTACTCATCACCGCTGTCGGGTGA